One Defluviimonas sp. SAOS-178_SWC DNA window includes the following coding sequences:
- a CDS encoding ornithine cyclodeaminase family protein, whose product MTGTDQPLYLSDTQLEALDIQPSEVADAIEAALIAKAEGRLHTAPKTAILPGGGRYAMSTLAVGDDGFIVVKQVTVCPENPGRGLPAINGAIMVLDARTGLLRAVLGANWITAVRTAALSAVAARRLADPGAETVAFVGTGVQAHSHLDAFADLFALKHIRAYGRGRANIDKLCRHARAIGLEAEVCARPEDALRDADLVVSSVTLDYTIDPFLDARWLKPTAFAAITDACLPWIPDSMTAFGTVIVDDRRQEAESDKPMLPYDQITGDLTDLVSGSVDVGPCGRPAAFAFRGISLGDYAAAVLAVNRAGNRDTT is encoded by the coding sequence ATGACAGGCACCGACCAACCGCTCTACCTGTCCGATACACAGCTCGAAGCGCTCGACATCCAGCCGTCCGAGGTCGCTGATGCGATCGAGGCCGCGCTGATTGCCAAGGCCGAAGGGCGGCTCCATACCGCGCCGAAGACGGCCATCCTGCCCGGCGGCGGACGCTACGCGATGTCCACGCTCGCGGTTGGTGACGACGGCTTCATCGTGGTCAAGCAGGTCACGGTCTGTCCGGAAAACCCCGGCCGGGGCCTTCCCGCGATCAACGGGGCCATCATGGTCCTCGACGCCCGGACCGGGCTCTTACGGGCCGTTCTGGGGGCGAACTGGATCACAGCCGTCCGGACCGCGGCCTTGTCGGCGGTCGCGGCCCGCCGCCTTGCGGATCCCGGTGCCGAGACGGTGGCCTTCGTCGGGACAGGCGTACAGGCCCATTCCCATCTTGACGCCTTCGCGGACCTCTTCGCCCTGAAACACATCCGGGCATACGGACGCGGGCGGGCCAATATCGACAAGCTCTGCCGGCACGCGCGCGCGATCGGTCTCGAGGCCGAGGTCTGCGCCCGCCCCGAAGACGCCTTGCGCGACGCCGATCTCGTGGTGTCGTCCGTCACCCTCGACTACACGATCGACCCCTTCCTCGACGCCCGCTGGCTGAAGCCGACGGCCTTCGCCGCGATCACCGATGCCTGCCTTCCCTGGATCCCCGACAGCATGACCGCCTTCGGAACCGTCATCGTGGACGACCGTCGGCAGGAGGCCGAAAGCGACAAGCCGATGCTTCCCTACGATCAGATCACGGGGGATCTGACGGACCTGGTTTCAGGATCGGTCGACGTCGGACCGTGCGGACGACCGGCGGCCTTTGCGTTCAGGGGCATATCCCTCGGGGACTACGCCGCAGCGGTTCTCGCGGTCAACCGGGCCGGGAACCGCGACACGACGTGA
- a CDS encoding SulP family inorganic anion transporter: MSRSVLAAAAAAVSPPHAPAFPMSLGALRTELLSGLTVALALVPEAVAFAFVAGVHPMVGLHAAFMVGLITALIGGRPGMISGATGALAVVMVSLVADHGVEYLFATVILMGLIQIAAGVLRLGKFIRLVPHPVMLGFVNGLAIVIGLAQLEHFRIAGPDGAHHWMAGGTLALMLALTAATMAVIWVMPRITRAVPAPLAGIAVVAALVIGFGIEVPRVGDLASIRGSLPEFGIPSVPVTFGTLRIILPYAVILAAIGLIESLLTLNLVGEITGKRGGASQECVAQGVANTVTGFFGGMGGCAMIGQSMINVTSGGRTRVAAVAAALFLLSFILFAAPLIEQVPVAALVGVMLMVVIGTFAWQSFRVLLRVPRTDAVVIVLVTAVTVATDLATAVVAGVIISALAYAWQNARRIHARVTVGEDGARVYAVEGPLFFGSAAGFAELFAPEADPERVVVDFAQSRVADQSALAAIEALAARYDALGKTLVLRHLSRDCHQLLQRAGQLMEDSADDPDYALAADYTVRGGLFGGH, encoded by the coding sequence ATGTCCCGATCCGTGCTGGCGGCTGCCGCCGCCGCCGTCTCGCCGCCCCATGCGCCGGCTTTCCCGATGTCGCTCGGTGCCTTGCGGACCGAGCTTTTGTCGGGGCTCACGGTGGCGCTGGCACTGGTGCCCGAGGCGGTGGCCTTTGCCTTCGTGGCGGGGGTGCATCCGATGGTGGGGCTGCATGCGGCCTTCATGGTCGGGCTCATCACCGCGCTGATCGGGGGGCGGCCGGGGATGATCTCGGGCGCGACGGGGGCCTTGGCGGTGGTGATGGTGTCGCTGGTGGCGGATCACGGGGTCGAATACCTTTTCGCGACGGTGATCCTGATGGGGCTGATCCAGATCGCGGCGGGGGTTCTGAGGTTGGGGAAGTTCATCCGCCTCGTGCCGCATCCGGTGATGCTCGGCTTCGTCAACGGCCTCGCCATCGTGATCGGGCTGGCGCAGCTCGAGCATTTCCGCATCGCGGGCCCGGACGGGGCGCATCACTGGATGGCAGGGGGAACGCTCGCGCTGATGCTGGCGCTGACGGCGGCGACGATGGCGGTGATCTGGGTGATGCCGCGGATCACCCGCGCGGTGCCGGCGCCCCTGGCCGGGATCGCGGTGGTGGCGGCGCTGGTCATCGGTTTCGGGATCGAGGTGCCGCGGGTGGGCGACCTCGCCTCGATCAGGGGGAGCCTGCCGGAATTCGGAATCCCCTCGGTGCCCGTCACCTTCGGGACGCTGAGGATCATCCTTCCCTATGCGGTCATCCTTGCCGCGATCGGGTTGATCGAGAGCCTGCTGACGCTGAACCTCGTCGGCGAGATCACCGGCAAGCGCGGCGGCGCGAGCCAGGAATGCGTGGCGCAAGGCGTGGCCAACACCGTGACCGGATTCTTCGGCGGCATGGGCGGCTGCGCGATGATCGGCCAGTCGATGATCAACGTCACCTCGGGCGGGCGCACACGGGTCGCGGCGGTGGCGGCGGCTTTGTTCCTGCTGTCCTTCATCCTCTTCGCGGCGCCCCTGATCGAGCAGGTGCCGGTGGCGGCGCTCGTCGGCGTGATGCTGATGGTGGTGATCGGCACCTTCGCCTGGCAGAGCTTCCGCGTTCTCTTGCGGGTGCCGCGCACCGATGCGGTGGTGATCGTGCTGGTCACGGCGGTGACGGTGGCGACGGATCTCGCCACGGCGGTGGTGGCGGGCGTCATCATCTCTGCACTCGCCTATGCCTGGCAGAACGCGCGGCGCATCCATGCGCGGGTGACGGTGGGAGAGGACGGAGCCAGGGTCTATGCGGTCGAGGGGCCCTTGTTCTTCGGGTCGGCGGCGGGATTCGCCGAGCTGTTCGCGCCCGAGGCGGACCCCGAGCGGGTCGTCGTCGATTTCGCCCAGAGCCGGGTCGCGGACCAGTCGGCGCTGGCCGCGATCGAGGCGCTGGCCGCGCGGTATGACGCGCTTGGCAAGACGCTGGTCCTGCGCCACCTCAGCCGCGACTGCCACCAGTTGTTGCAGCGCGCCGGGCAACTGATGGAAGACAGCGCCGACGACCCGGACTATGCGCTGGCGGCGGACTACACCGTGCGCGGCGGGCTGTTCGGGGGGCATTGA
- a CDS encoding flavin reductase family protein, producing the protein MFYRPEEGHGLPHNPFNAVINPRPIAWVGTRGSEGDNLAPYSFFNGVAYTPPQVMFSSTARKDSLRNIEETGVFSVSTVEYAARDKMNLTSGAYPPGTDEFVLAGVAKAECRTIPCPRVADAPACFECEVVQIVRLRGDNNHLVIGEVKGIHLRDDCLVEGRFDVTRFQPLARGGYRDYSVVTEVFEMIRPSEK; encoded by the coding sequence ATGTTCTACCGACCCGAAGAAGGCCACGGCCTGCCGCACAACCCCTTCAACGCGGTCATCAACCCCCGCCCCATCGCCTGGGTCGGCACGCGCGGGAGCGAAGGCGACAACCTCGCGCCCTATTCCTTCTTCAACGGCGTCGCCTATACCCCGCCGCAGGTCATGTTCTCCTCCACCGCGCGCAAGGATTCGCTGCGAAACATCGAGGAAACCGGCGTCTTTTCCGTCTCGACCGTTGAATACGCCGCGCGCGACAAGATGAACCTGACCTCGGGCGCCTACCCGCCCGGCACCGACGAATTCGTGCTCGCCGGCGTGGCCAAGGCCGAATGCCGGACGATCCCCTGCCCCCGCGTCGCCGACGCCCCCGCCTGTTTCGAATGCGAGGTCGTGCAGATCGTGCGGCTTCGCGGCGACAACAACCACCTCGTCATCGGCGAGGTGAAGGGCATTCACTTACGCGACGACTGTCTTGTCGAAGGCCGCTTCGACGTCACCCGCTTCCAGCCCCTCGCCCGCGGCGGCTACCGCGATTATTCCGTCGTGACCGAGGTTTTCGAGATGATCCGGCCGAGCGAGAAGTAG
- a CDS encoding restriction endonuclease: MANRGRTDKNYYFEFEKWALSLINAQPGNLSKKGADKGIDGNIYFGKTSRALVSVKAGDNVSVAMIRDLRGVIEREKAETGVFLTLTEPTKPMVAEAAAAGQYESDDAAPVPRVQIVTVEEALRLRDRAVQIPLRRSDTFKKAAREEDKGAQGKLDL, translated from the coding sequence ATGGCCAACCGGGGCCGGACCGACAAGAACTATTATTTCGAGTTCGAGAAATGGGCTCTTTCCCTCATCAACGCGCAGCCCGGCAACCTGTCGAAAAAGGGCGCCGACAAGGGGATCGACGGCAATATCTATTTCGGCAAGACAAGCCGCGCCTTGGTCTCCGTCAAGGCGGGCGACAATGTCTCGGTCGCGATGATCCGCGACCTGCGCGGCGTGATCGAGCGCGAGAAGGCCGAGACCGGCGTGTTCCTGACGCTGACCGAACCGACCAAGCCCATGGTGGCCGAGGCCGCCGCCGCCGGTCAGTATGAGTCCGATGACGCCGCCCCGGTGCCGCGCGTGCAGATCGTGACGGTGGAAGAGGCGCTGCGCCTGCGCGACCGCGCGGTGCAGATTCCGCTGCGCCGGTCCGACACGTTCAAGAAGGCCGCGCGGGAAGAGGATAAGGGCGCGCAGGGGAAACTGGACCTCTGA
- a CDS encoding adenine phosphoribosyltransferase, with product MQKTVKDYIRTIPDFPHEGILFRDVTTLFADARGFRMAIDQLLHPYAGMKIDKVVGLEARGFILGGAIAHQLTKGFVPIRKKGKLPGAVISQAYKLEYGEAVMEVHDDALQPGEKVLIVDDLLATGGTCEAGIRLCERLGAEVVGCAFVVDLPELGGRKLLEALGMNVHVLCEFEGA from the coding sequence ATGCAGAAGACCGTCAAGGACTACATCCGCACGATTCCCGACTTCCCGCACGAGGGGATCCTGTTCCGCGACGTGACCACGCTTTTCGCCGATGCGCGCGGGTTCCGGATGGCCATCGACCAGCTTCTGCACCCCTATGCGGGGATGAAAATCGACAAGGTCGTGGGGCTCGAGGCGCGGGGGTTCATCCTCGGCGGGGCCATCGCGCATCAGTTGACCAAGGGCTTCGTGCCGATCCGCAAGAAGGGCAAGCTGCCGGGCGCGGTGATCTCGCAAGCCTACAAGCTCGAATATGGCGAGGCGGTGATGGAGGTCCATGACGACGCGCTTCAGCCGGGCGAAAAAGTGTTGATTGTCGATGACTTGCTGGCCACGGGCGGGACCTGCGAGGCGGGGATCAGGCTTTGCGAACGGCTCGGGGCAGAGGTCGTCGGCTGCGCCTTCGTCGTCGACCTGCCAGAACTGGGCGGGCGAAAGCTCCTGGAGGCGCTCGGGATGAATGTGCATGTCTTGTGCGAATTCGAGGGGGCATGA
- a CDS encoding GNAT family N-acetyltransferase, translating into MYRLEEETEADWWEVEALYDLCFAPGRTALSSYRLRDGVPKVKDLCHVLRDGDGILAAVIRYWPAQVAGKRILLLGPVAVHPTRQGEGLGGLLIRESLAEAARIGWERVLLVGDAPYYRRFGFKKLDGVEMPPPTNPERVLGLALRPGAWDGVTGPVEKAA; encoded by the coding sequence TTGTACAGGCTCGAGGAGGAGACCGAGGCCGACTGGTGGGAGGTCGAGGCGCTCTATGACCTCTGCTTCGCGCCGGGGCGGACGGCGCTTTCGTCCTACCGTCTTCGCGACGGGGTGCCGAAGGTGAAGGACCTCTGCCATGTGCTGCGCGATGGCGACGGTATCCTCGCCGCCGTGATCCGCTACTGGCCGGCCCAGGTGGCGGGCAAGCGCATCCTGCTTCTCGGTCCCGTGGCGGTCCATCCGACCCGGCAGGGCGAAGGGCTGGGCGGCCTTCTCATCCGCGAAAGCCTCGCCGAGGCGGCGCGGATCGGCTGGGAGCGGGTGCTGCTGGTGGGCGACGCGCCCTATTACCGGCGGTTCGGCTTCAAGAAGCTCGACGGGGTCGAGATGCCGCCGCCGACCAACCCGGAGCGGGTTCTCGGCCTCGCGCTCAGGCCCGGTGCGTGGGACGGTGTGACGGGGCCGGTCGAAAAGGCGGCGTGA